Proteins encoded by one window of Cloeon dipterum chromosome 4, ieCloDipt1.1, whole genome shotgun sequence:
- the LOC135944194 gene encoding uncharacterized protein LOC135944194, which produces MIAMKPYVSRDFQRPLVPIKFFAQWKACTFRDFALYFAFLLLKPFLSSRVYETFLKYCVGIRILRTRSCSTNSTMLDLAETLLREFSNEYDDIVGYRDTVYSVHNLIHLTSDVRVTKLPLDELSTYSFENSYRPLRDRVKSSSTPIAQIEKRLHEVDRYYKMYKIYHESPLLEKSKNGKVTKFKLYYSSFVADSLNDSFCKIDDCIVQISSVNGENSDCKLSGRVYAIEKPFFVSPIDSSLLEIFVIKATHRVITSPINRISCKLYVLPYLDKLVSFPAVHSI; this is translated from the coding sequence ATGATTGCTATGAAACCTTATGTTAGCCGTGATTTCCAGAGGCCGTTAGTTCCAATCAAATTCTTCGCACAGTGGAAAGCATGCACTTTTCGGGACTTTGCACTATACTTTGCCTTTCTCTTGTTGAAGCCGTTTTTGAGCTCTCGAGTGTACGAAACGTTCTTAAAGTACTGCGTTGGAATTAGAATTTTGCGAACACGCAGCTGTTCCACAAATTCTACAATGCTTGACCTCGCTGAAACCCTTCTACgcgaattttcaaatgaatatgACGATATTGTTGGCTATAGAGACACTGTATATTCTGTGCACAATTTGATTCACTTGACTTCAGATGTGAGAGTCACAAAGTTGCCACTTGATGAACTTTCGACATACTCGTTCGAAAATTCATACAGGCCCCTCCGAGATCGTGTAAAATCTTCCAGTACGCCTATTGCTCAAATCGAAAAAAGATTGCATGAAGTAGATAGATATtacaaaatgtacaaaatttacCACGAAAGTCCATTGTTAGAGAAgagcaaaaatggaaaagtaacCAAATTTAAGTTATATTACTCGTCTTTTGTAGCTGACTCTTTAAATGATAGTTTTTGTAAAATCGATGATTGCATCGTTCAAATTTCGTCAGTCAATGGTGAAAATTCTGATTGTAAACTTTCAGGACGAGTTTACGCCATtgaaaagccattttttgtttctccgATTGATTCATCTCTCCTcgaaatttttgttatcaaGGCGACTCACAGAGTTATTACTTCTCCCATAAATAGAATTTCTTGTAAGCTCTATGTACTTCCCTACTTAGACAAACTAGTCTCATTCCCTGCTGTTCATTcaatataa
- the LOC135943789 gene encoding uncharacterized protein LOC135943789 — translation MALLMTLGMSAERPVVILDAGNAKQSAKRRKAGRNGNSKNQRRNLIVKCCGSSSCSDSDRTTFKSQSLANVTAVKVKVTTKTAGKTQTETPPVEETALSEEPSTPALEETVSPITSLAVDPSSTELVSSTTTEETTPPTTTTTPATTTEETTTTTEQIKLTGEYCVFRGCSYHSCPLDSVLQKKMLSGENLTDGAFYSRCSKKYFVSSTKKTRYEAAVACCKYNMRLLSIETDEEQMCLTSLNNDVLKESGTTFWTSGLTDPFCQSVWCPNVNNYSVDVDVAINRLQTTATKITDKCNTYVLTAGDDTKSGLRFSDCNAPNNFICESFEPSCPQECVKDTSLFNSKGNLIDPLSYGNWINSCNFTFLFGTTLGNWQENWDQCCQLGMTPFLLDEPQEFQCFDTLLKGWQYNLNYWTSGSRVDSPANPKWCSLKRFVNLSSIALEGQSNLSYVDRDCVGLQISKTTNNVTSYFNSSLGMRNCTARQMFACRGPPTPKPCFRPFCPRSCPKNASLFEGGGKLKYATSYGRWTSQCKKYFMFTDKNSNSTLSWSEAKCKCEQIGMRLVSVQSLSQVDCLDNVTRGGMADLQGSFWTSGAYLDCDDQFGWCAFDDQFFNASTVRWGSAQPPSDKANTCVRVALTASGSLSSLQAVNCDTRSDYICEMDDTNGDSLTKAKSEMCQKAFNVTDSELGNIFTSTTFSARLKCYFKCMGDSLGLVKNGVPNAANVLKMVEANSKNTDALQESFDIFDVCKNKKSGGCEAIAQAFQCTAEKSPSVVSGMVEESVKDISSGAPVSCTNVDCNVNPTCNINTADVTNLANGQNAAGDNYGSIYGYPLTACGKRYYVSTVFLDYAGAATKCCTLNMTLAFFYTIDQFNCFIQADNALQKTKAGKLFFLGGNNEGCVSFFGWCPSKRAIPALQFAASSNTTALTNRCLALTANNTMFSGKVTEVRCTTDTYQFVCTERE, via the exons ATGGCTCTGCTGATGACCCTGGGCATGTCAGCGGAGAGGCCA gtGGTAATTCTTGATGCTGGAAATGCGAAGCAGAGTGCCAAACGCCGAAAGg CGGGACGGAACGGCAACTCGAAGAATCAAAGGAGGAACCTGATCGTCAAGTGCTGCGGCTCGTCTTCCTGCTCCGATTCAGACCGAACAACTTTCAAATCTCAG AGCCTGGCGAACGTGACCGCCGTCAAGGTCAAAGTGACGACGAAAACGGCGGGGAAAACTCAAACTGAAACGCCTCCAGTCGAAGAAACAG catTGTCTGAGGAGCCGTCAACCCCGGCTTTGGAGGAAACAGTAAGCCCGATTACCTCCCTTGCAGTCGATCCCTCATCAACGGAATTGGTTTCATCAACCACAACGGAAGAGACGACCCCCCCGACGACGACAACGACGCCGGCGACCACGACCGAGGAGACGACCACCACCAccgaacaaattaaattgacggGC gAATATTGCGTTTTCCGCGGATGCTCCTACCACTCGTGTCCGCTCGAC tctgttctacaaaagaaaatgttaaGCGGTGAAA ACTTGACCGATGGAGCATTTTACTCCCGTTGCAGCAAGAAATATTTCGTTAGCAGCACAAAG aaaacgCGTTACGAGGCAGCAGTGGCGTGCTGCAAATATAACATGCGGCTCCTCAGCATCGAAACTGACGAAGAGCAAATGTGTCTGACGTCCCTTAACAAcg ACGTTTTGAAAGAGTCAGGTACAACATTCTGGACGTCAGGGTTGACAGACCCTTTCTGCCAGAGCGTGTGGTGTCCGAACGTGAACAACTACTCGGTTGACGTGGACGTGGCCATCAACCGCCTGCAGACGACGGCGACGAAAATAACAGACAAGTGCAACACCTACGTCCTCACCGCCGGCGACGACACCAAGAGCGGACTCCGGTTTTCCGACTGCAACGCTCCCAACAATTTCATTTGCgag TCTTTCGAGCCGTCATGCCCTCAGGAATGTGTCAAAGAT ACCTCACTTTTCAACAGCAAGGGAAATTTGATTG aCCCTTTGAGTTACGGAAATTGGATCAATAGCTGCAACTTTACGTTTTTATTCGGTACAACTCTG GGTAACTGGCAAGAAAACTGGGACCAGTGCTGCCAGCTGGGGATGACCCCCTTCCTCCTGGACGAGCCGCAGGAGTTCCAGTGCTTCGACACCCTCCTGAAGG GGTGGCAGTACAACCTGAACTACTGGACGTCTGGGTCGCGCGTCGACTCGCCGGCAAACCCCAAATGGTGTTCGCTGAAGAGGTTTGTCAACCTGAGCAGCATCGCCCTGGAGGGGCAGAGCAACCTGAGCTACGTGGACAGGGACTGCGTCGGGCTGCAGATTTCGAAGACGACCAATAACGTCACTAGCTACTTCAACAGCTCGCTCGGAATGCGAAATTGCACCGCGAGGCAGATGTTCGCCTGCAGG GGTCCACCAACGCCCAAGCCGTGCTTCAGACCGTTCTGCCCAAGAAGCTGTCCCAAAAAC GCGTCCCTGTTTGAAGGAGGAGGAAAgctgaaat ATGCAACGAGTTACGGCCGCTGGACGTCTCAATGCAAGAAATACTTCATGTTCACAGACAAAAACTCCAACTCGACG cTTTCGTGGTCTGAGGCGAAGTGCAAGTGCGAGCAGATCGGGATGCGGCTGGTGTCTGTGCAAAGCCTGAGCCAGGTCGACTGCCTGGACAACGTGACCCGCGGGGGCATGGCCGACCTTCAGGGCTCGTTCTGGACCTCGGGCGCCTACCTCGATTGCGACGACCAGTTCGGGTGGTGCGCCTTCGACGACCAGTTCTTCAACGCCAGCACCGTGCGCTGGGGCAGCGCGCAGCCGCCCTCGGACAAGGCCAACACCTGCGTCAGGGTCGCCCTGACCGCCTCGGGCTCCCTCTCCTCCCTCCAGGCCGTTAATTGTGATACACGGTCGGACTACATTTGCGAG ATGGACGATACAAACGGAGACAGTTTGACAAAAGCAAAGAGCGAAATGTGTCAGAAAGCATTTAACGTGACCGACT cggAGCTTGGAAACATTTTCACGTCGACAACATTTTCAGCCAGACTTAAA tGCTATTTCAAGTGCATGGGCGACAGTTTGGGTTTGGTCAAAAACGGAGTTCCAAATGCGGCAAACGTGCTGAAAATGGTCGAGGCCAACTCGAAGAACACCGACGCCCTTCAGGAGAGCTTTGACATTTTCGAcgtttgcaaaaacaaaaaat CTGGTGGTTGTGAGGCAATCGCCCAGGCTTTCCAGTGCACGGCTGAAAAATCTCCGAGCGTCGTCTCGGGAATGGTGGAGGAGTCGGTCAAGGACATTTCG tcAGGGGCGCCTGTCTCGTGCACTAATGTAGACTGCAACGTCAACCCGACTTGCAACATTAAT ACTGCTGACGTGACAAACCTGGCCAATGGACaga ACGCGGCAGGAGACAACTACGGCAGCATTTATGGCTACCCGCTCACTGCCTGTGGCAAAAGATACTACGTCTCCACAGTTTTT cTGGACTACGCTGGGGCCGCGACCAAATGCTGCACGCTGAACATGACGCTGGCCTTTTTCTACACAATTGAccaatttaattgcttcatCCAGGCTGACAATG CCCTGCAGAAGACGAAGGCGGGCAAGTTGTTCTTCTTAGGCGGCAACAACGAGGGTTGCGTCTCGTTTTTCGGCTGGTGCCCGTCGAAGCGTGCGATCCCGGCCTTGCAGTTCGCCGCATCGTCCAACACGACGGCGCTGACCAACCGCTGCCTCGCGCTCACCGCCAACAACACCATGTTCAGCGGAAAGGTCACCGAGGTCAGGTGCACCACCGACACCTACCAGTTCGTCTGCACCGAACGCGAATAG
- the LOC135944112 gene encoding chymotrypsinogen A-like yields the protein MSDVGLMILSKKVEISDNVRPICLWNDDSDSNLARVAGTKAMAVGFGLADNYTLPDELQEVRLPILAHKECYLSKKRFFGKYLLPGDNFCAGYTNGTTTCNGDSGGSLSIEKDGRWFIRGIVSSGMSKKVMFEGEERLLCHPNQYSLFADVAGYVDWIVENTPEISFRN from the exons ATGAGTGACGTCGGACTCatgattttgagcaaaaaagtcGAGATATCCGACAATGTCCGACCGATTTGCTTGTGGAACGACGACTCTGACTCAAACTTGGCTCGGGTGGCTGGAACCAAAGCTATG GCGGTTGGGTTCGGGCTTGCTGACAACTACACGCTGCCAGATGAGCTGCAAGAGGTTCGACTGCCGATTTTAGCTCACAAAGAGTGCTACTTGTCGAAAAAGAGGTTTTTCGGGAAATATTTGCTGCCGGGAGACAACTTTTGCGCTGGCTATACGAACG gaacGACCACCTGTAACGGGGACAGCGGAGGCAGCCTTTCCATCGAAAAAGACGGCCGTTGGTTCATCCGGGGCATCGTCAGCTCTGGAATGtcgaaaaaggtgatgtttgaGGGCGAAGAGAGATTGTTGTGTCACCCAAATCAATATTCCTTGTTCGCTGACGTCGCAGGTTACGTGGACTGGATCGTGGAAAATACGCCGGAAATTTCATTCCGAAATTAA